One Ignavibacterium album JCM 16511 genomic region harbors:
- a CDS encoding O-antigen ligase family protein, whose translation MDSLIKSRFSGKIIFTLLSLLAVSFVLSLFVMQLAAALLFILWLFESKDEKKKAFDTITAFILIFGLVRLITVFLSEYPQSSYESLYKEALFYTSAIALPFYLKTLRKGKVIELMLIFILGAGVISIIGSTRFFMGEVERAQSFSSSYTVFSGYLLTAFVTALFFPKKDKNFSQQIFWAVVYSIIFIGLVTSLGRANIAIALLALLVAIVLKQIPAKQIIMLLIFAIIGFGVYSIRPSKVIGERVENITQLSDRDIILQGAKEIAFEHPVLGFGPRTFQQAFPLKDKFADKGIGGWHNDFLQIYFESGLVGLISFLTLLFVIIKTSINQIRNKKTDAELKSLSTSVLASVIALILSAMVAGFITSVVLSIVFVFLISFLSRIDFELIHNQTN comes from the coding sequence ATGGATAGTCTAATTAAAAGCAGATTCTCTGGAAAGATTATTTTCACTTTACTGTCTTTACTTGCCGTCAGTTTTGTACTCTCACTGTTTGTGATGCAGCTTGCAGCAGCTTTACTTTTCATTTTATGGCTGTTCGAAAGTAAGGATGAAAAGAAAAAGGCATTTGATACAATCACAGCATTCATTTTGATTTTTGGTTTAGTCAGATTAATAACAGTATTTCTTTCGGAATATCCGCAGAGCAGTTATGAATCTCTTTATAAAGAAGCACTATTTTATACTTCTGCAATCGCTTTACCGTTTTATCTGAAAACACTTCGAAAAGGAAAAGTAATTGAACTGATGTTAATTTTTATTTTAGGAGCTGGTGTAATTTCAATCATAGGAAGCACGAGATTTTTTATGGGAGAGGTTGAACGGGCACAATCTTTTTCTTCAAGTTATACAGTTTTTTCAGGATATCTTCTCACTGCTTTTGTTACTGCACTATTCTTTCCGAAGAAAGATAAAAATTTCAGTCAGCAAATATTCTGGGCTGTTGTTTACTCAATTATTTTTATCGGATTAGTAACCTCACTTGGAAGAGCAAACATTGCGATTGCACTGTTGGCATTATTAGTTGCAATTGTTTTAAAACAAATTCCTGCAAAACAAATTATTATGCTTTTGATTTTTGCAATTATTGGATTTGGTGTTTATTCTATTCGTCCTTCAAAGGTTATTGGAGAAAGAGTTGAAAACATTACACAACTTTCTGACAGAGATATAATCTTGCAAGGTGCAAAAGAAATTGCATTTGAGCATCCCGTTTTAGGTTTTGGTCCAAGAACTTTTCAGCAGGCATTTCCTCTTAAAGATAAATTTGCTGATAAAGGAATAGGCGGCTGGCATAATGATTTTCTGCAGATATATTTTGAAAGCGGACTTGTCGGTTTAATTTCTTTTCTGACGCTTCTTTTTGTAATTATAAAAACTTCCATTAATCAGATACGAAATAAAAAAACAGATGCGGAATTAAAATCTCTTTCCACATCTGTTTTAGCTTCTGTAATTGCTCTGATTCTTTCTGCAATGGTTGCAGGATTTATAACTTCTGTTGTCTTATCAATTGTGTTTGTTTTTCTGATTTCGTTTTTATCAAGAATCGATTTTGAACTAATCCACAATCAAACTAATTAA
- a CDS encoding ABC transporter ATP-binding protein, which produces MNTYLRIISYVKPYWKHLVLTFIFTIFYALLNGASVYLTIPLLDTLFQESATKKVQQQTQIEQTKSLLPDWVEEIQRSVTKSFNEYILSGDKADILIKICFVILIAFLFKNIFAYLQGYFMSYVEYGAMKDLRDEAYQHLHKLPISYFKRERVGNLISRFTNDVNIVQSSISATFSNLIKEPLTILVFLGIALSISWQLTLFALVILPFSMAIIAWIGFKLRRQTTKLQEKLADITSVLQETISGVKIVKAFGMEEFENKRFMKETKEFFRLVLKIVRVRNASSPLTEFLSVIVGAFIIYYGGLLVLEKNTITASEFLGFLFAIFQMMPPIKELSSVNNRIQEASAAGDRIFEILDTEPDIKDATDAIELKEFKNSIHFKNVSFKYEDSEEWVLSDINFSVNKGEIIALVGPSGGGKSTLVDLIPRFYEPTEGKILLDDVDIRKYTLESLRSKMGIVTQETFLFNTTIRENIAYGLTDCPMEKIIEAAKTANAHNFIMEMPQQYETVIGERGVKLSGGQRQRLTIARALLKNPEIMIFDEATSALDNESEILVQEAIERLMENRTTFVIAHRLSTIRNATKIIVIDRGKIIQHGTHDELISDEKGLYKKLYEMQFRDNGV; this is translated from the coding sequence ATGAATACATATTTAAGAATCATTAGTTATGTTAAGCCCTATTGGAAGCATCTTGTGCTTACATTCATTTTTACAATTTTTTATGCTCTGCTGAATGGCGCTTCTGTTTATTTAACAATTCCATTACTCGATACACTTTTTCAGGAATCAGCAACAAAGAAAGTTCAGCAGCAAACTCAGATTGAACAGACAAAAAGTCTTTTGCCGGATTGGGTTGAAGAAATTCAGCGTTCGGTTACCAAATCTTTTAATGAATATATTCTCAGTGGAGATAAAGCTGATATTCTGATAAAAATTTGTTTCGTAATTCTGATTGCATTTCTGTTTAAAAATATTTTTGCTTATCTGCAGGGATATTTTATGTCTTATGTCGAGTACGGCGCAATGAAAGACTTACGGGATGAAGCTTATCAGCATTTACATAAACTTCCAATAAGTTATTTTAAAAGAGAGCGCGTCGGAAATCTGATTTCAAGATTTACAAATGATGTTAATATTGTTCAGTCAAGTATCTCTGCAACTTTTTCAAATCTTATCAAAGAACCTTTAACAATATTAGTCTTTCTCGGAATTGCTCTTAGTATTAGCTGGCAGCTAACTTTATTTGCATTGGTAATACTTCCCTTCTCAATGGCAATAATCGCCTGGATTGGATTCAAACTCAGAAGACAAACCACAAAACTTCAGGAAAAGCTTGCTGATATTACAAGCGTTCTTCAGGAAACAATTTCAGGAGTAAAGATTGTAAAAGCTTTTGGGATGGAAGAGTTTGAGAACAAAAGATTTATGAAAGAGACCAAAGAATTTTTCAGACTCGTTTTGAAAATTGTTAGAGTAAGAAATGCATCATCTCCATTAACTGAATTTCTAAGTGTTATTGTCGGAGCTTTTATTATTTATTACGGCGGTCTTTTAGTACTCGAGAAAAACACAATCACTGCAAGTGAATTTTTAGGATTCCTTTTTGCAATTTTTCAGATGATGCCGCCGATTAAAGAATTAAGCAGTGTGAACAACAGAATTCAGGAAGCAAGTGCTGCCGGCGACAGAATTTTTGAAATACTTGATACCGAACCGGATATCAAAGATGCAACTGATGCAATCGAGTTGAAAGAATTTAAAAATTCAATTCATTTCAAAAATGTTTCTTTCAAATATGAAGATTCAGAAGAATGGGTTTTGTCAGATATTAATTTCTCTGTTAATAAAGGAGAAATAATTGCATTGGTTGGTCCGAGTGGTGGTGGCAAGTCAACACTTGTTGATTTGATTCCAAGATTTTATGAACCAACAGAAGGAAAAATTCTTCTTGATGATGTTGATATTAGAAAATATACTCTGGAGTCTCTTCGTTCAAAGATGGGAATTGTAACTCAGGAAACTTTTCTTTTCAATACAACTATCAGAGAAAATATCGCGTATGGATTAACTGATTGTCCGATGGAGAAAATAATTGAAGCTGCAAAAACAGCAAATGCACACAACTTCATTATGGAAATGCCACAGCAATATGAGACTGTTATTGGAGAACGAGGCGTTAAACTCTCAGGTGGACAAAGACAACGATTAACAATTGCGCGTGCACTATTAAAAAATCCGGAGATAATGATTTTTGATGAAGCAACTTCGGCACTTGATAATGAATCCGAAATTCTTGTTCAGGAAGCAATCGAAAGATTGATGGAAAACAGAACTACTTTTGTAATCGCTCACAGATTAAGTACAATCAGAAATGCCACCAAGATTATTGTAATTGACCGTGGAAAAATTATTCAGCACGGAACTCACGATGAACTTATTTCAGATGAAAAAGGTCTTTACAAAAAATTATATGAAATGCAGTTCAGAGATAATGGAGTTTAA
- a CDS encoding site-2 protease family protein: MPEIQFSEKLVLFIKFIPVFLISITIHEFAHAFSAKKLGDNTAEQQGRYSLNPVKHIDPIGSLLLPFLSFFSGAFLIGWAKPVPVNPNNFRNPLRDNALVSFAGPLSNFLLAIVLFSVFAALQNTQSGLTNIFYYGTVFNIFLFCFNLLPIPPLDGSHILFSIFPNRITAQWLNLGFYGSLILLFFIFSPLWKYFLMLINSILKLFLLFARMR; the protein is encoded by the coding sequence ATGCCCGAAATTCAATTTAGTGAAAAGCTTGTGTTGTTTATAAAGTTTATTCCTGTTTTCCTTATTTCAATCACTATTCATGAATTTGCTCACGCTTTTTCTGCAAAGAAATTAGGAGACAACACTGCTGAGCAGCAAGGAAGATATTCGTTAAATCCTGTTAAACATATTGACCCGATTGGCTCGTTACTTTTACCGTTTTTATCTTTTTTCAGCGGTGCATTTCTGATTGGCTGGGCTAAACCTGTTCCTGTTAATCCAAATAATTTCAGAAATCCTTTAAGAGATAATGCATTAGTTTCTTTTGCCGGACCACTTTCAAATTTCCTGCTTGCAATAGTTTTGTTTTCTGTTTTCGCTGCCTTACAAAATACCCAATCAGGATTGACAAATATTTTTTACTACGGAACTGTGTTCAATATATTTTTATTTTGTTTTAATCTGTTACCCATTCCTCCGCTTGATGGTTCACATATTTTATTTTCAATCTTTCCAAACAGAATTACTGCCCAATGGTTGAATCTTGGTTTTTACGGTTCACTGATTTTATTGTTTTTTATTTTCAGTCCTTTGTGGAAATATTTTTTGATGCTGATTAACTCAATCCTGAAATTGTTTTTATTATTTGCAAGGATGAGATGA
- the xerD gene encoding site-specific tyrosine recombinase XerD, translating into MNIFLKEYLATLKIEKNLSENTINSYKSDLTSFLNFISQSGVDDLSDIKADQIASFFKLLKDAGLNETSAARYFSSLKGFFKYLFRNGYIKSNPIERIQPPKISRKLPEVLNVREINSILDQPDVKDTIGLRDKAILEVFYACGTRISELINIKLNDLFLSEEVIRVFGKGSKERLIPIGSSAIKWVEEYLQKSRPLLAKNYKSENYLFLNQRGTKFSRMGIWKIVNHYARQAGIEKSVHPHTFRHSFATHLIEGGADLRAVQEMLGHSDISTTQIYTHIDRDYIKLVHKKYHPRG; encoded by the coding sequence ATGAATATTTTTCTTAAGGAATATCTCGCTACTCTTAAGATAGAAAAAAATCTTTCTGAGAATACTATTAATTCTTATAAAAGCGATTTGACTTCATTTCTTAATTTTATCTCTCAATCAGGAGTTGATGATTTATCTGATATAAAAGCAGATCAGATTGCTTCATTCTTTAAACTTCTTAAAGATGCAGGATTGAATGAAACTTCTGCTGCAAGATATTTTTCTTCGCTGAAAGGTTTTTTCAAATATCTTTTCAGGAATGGTTACATTAAATCAAATCCGATTGAAAGAATTCAACCACCCAAAATATCACGAAAACTTCCTGAGGTTCTTAATGTCAGAGAAATAAATTCGATTCTTGATCAGCCGGATGTCAAAGATACAATCGGCTTAAGAGATAAAGCTATTCTCGAAGTGTTTTATGCTTGCGGAACAAGAATTTCAGAGCTAATAAATATTAAACTGAACGATCTTTTTCTTTCGGAAGAAGTAATCAGAGTTTTTGGTAAAGGTTCAAAAGAAAGATTAATTCCAATCGGTTCATCAGCTATTAAATGGGTTGAAGAATATCTTCAGAAAAGCAGACCACTACTTGCAAAGAATTATAAAAGTGAAAATTATCTTTTCCTTAATCAGCGCGGAACAAAATTTTCACGAATGGGAATCTGGAAAATTGTAAATCACTATGCCAGGCAAGCCGGTATTGAAAAGAGTGTTCATCCACACACATTCAGACATTCTTTTGCAACTCATCTTATTGAAGGCGGAGCAGATTTACGAGCAGTTCAGGAAATGCTTGGTCATTCTGATATTTCAACTACTCAGATTTATACTCACATTGACAGAGATTATATCAAGTTAGTTCATAAAAAATATCATCCGAGAGGTTAA
- a CDS encoding HD family phosphohydrolase, with product MSEKFNPVQSKGIKRKTLIFLATTIVIVFMFPKGESLDFQVSEGTIWTNDDLIAPFSFAVLKDPIVYATEVKQAEESVYPVFVRREINIQDTLKSFNKYLIEILEENLKQESSNVLNPTFFSSETFSLMLSIHKEYKNSTRNRKPLTEYFNLVTPVIEKYMKKGLLNITSKEKRKDSIAVRIGNIDKIDPIADYELLDVARDEIKKEIENLRVPDEVKKILIEYSIHFSIPTLIYDQQATELEIEQAKNSVPRYSGIVNENERIVAKHDRITKQVKLKIESYKEAKGDEVSQLDSALQFLGKFLHIGALLAIFGIYLYLFRKKIFFDTRKILLISFLYIFLSFITFLVNSVTIKAPIQYLIFIPVASMILTITFDSRVGFYSTVIITLITGALRGNDYTFMATNFIAGALSVYTVRDIKNRTQIFRSFLFIMIGYLTSIFAFGLERFATLNTMLYESAFAVSNALISPALTYGLLIFFERIFRITTDLTLLELSNYERPLLRELATKAPGTFNHTLIMSLIAESAAEKIGAHTLLARVGALYHDIGKTISPHAFVENQMKGENLHENLKPEESVQILLRHVQEGIELAKLYKLPQEIIDFIPMHHGTTVMTFFYEKAKELYGEENVNVEEYKYKGPKPNTKETAIVMLADGCESAVRSITEPDETKIENMVNTIINSRLRDGQLDDSPLTFADIKKIKEAFLNILVLQNHKRIKYPRQQEAESGVNSTDEN from the coding sequence ATGAGCGAGAAGTTTAATCCAGTCCAATCCAAAGGAATAAAAAGAAAAACATTAATTTTCCTTGCGACCACAATTGTAATTGTCTTTATGTTTCCTAAAGGTGAATCACTTGACTTTCAGGTGAGTGAAGGAACTATATGGACAAACGATGATCTGATTGCACCTTTCAGTTTTGCGGTTCTTAAAGATCCAATAGTATATGCAACCGAAGTTAAACAGGCAGAAGAATCGGTTTATCCGGTTTTTGTAAGGAGAGAAATTAATATTCAGGATACACTTAAATCATTCAACAAATATCTCATCGAAATTCTTGAGGAGAATCTGAAACAGGAATCATCAAATGTGTTAAATCCGACTTTCTTTTCGTCTGAAACTTTTTCTTTAATGCTGTCAATTCACAAAGAATATAAAAACTCAACCAGAAATCGAAAACCTTTAACCGAATATTTTAATCTTGTAACGCCTGTAATCGAAAAGTATATGAAAAAAGGTCTGCTAAACATTACTTCAAAAGAAAAGAGAAAGGATAGCATTGCAGTAAGGATTGGTAATATTGATAAGATTGATCCAATAGCTGATTATGAATTGCTTGATGTAGCCAGAGATGAAATAAAAAAGGAAATTGAAAACTTAAGAGTGCCTGATGAAGTAAAGAAAATATTAATTGAATATTCAATCCATTTTTCAATACCAACATTGATTTACGATCAGCAGGCAACGGAGCTTGAGATTGAACAGGCAAAAAACAGCGTACCTCGTTACTCGGGAATCGTCAATGAGAATGAAAGAATAGTTGCAAAGCACGATAGAATAACCAAACAGGTTAAACTGAAAATTGAATCCTACAAAGAAGCCAAAGGCGATGAAGTAAGTCAGCTTGATTCTGCTTTGCAATTTCTTGGCAAATTTTTACACATAGGAGCATTGCTTGCAATATTCGGAATTTATCTTTATCTGTTTCGAAAGAAAATATTCTTCGATACGAGAAAAATTTTGTTGATTTCATTTCTGTATATCTTTTTATCATTTATTACATTTCTTGTAAACTCAGTTACAATAAAAGCTCCGATTCAATATCTGATTTTTATTCCCGTTGCTTCTATGATATTAACAATCACATTTGATTCGCGTGTAGGATTTTATTCAACTGTAATCATAACACTTATTACAGGAGCTTTACGTGGTAATGATTATACTTTTATGGCAACCAATTTTATTGCTGGTGCTTTATCTGTCTACACCGTTCGAGATATAAAGAACCGGACTCAGATTTTCAGATCGTTTCTTTTTATTATGATTGGTTACCTGACTTCAATTTTTGCATTCGGACTTGAAAGGTTCGCAACGCTAAATACAATGCTCTACGAATCCGCTTTTGCAGTTTCAAATGCGCTGATAAGTCCTGCATTAACTTACGGACTTCTGATTTTCTTCGAACGAATTTTCAGAATTACAACAGATCTCACTTTGCTTGAACTTTCAAACTATGAAAGACCTTTGTTGAGAGAACTTGCTACAAAAGCTCCCGGAACATTTAATCACACATTAATAATGAGTCTGATTGCTGAATCTGCAGCAGAAAAAATTGGCGCTCATACTTTGCTTGCGAGAGTTGGTGCACTTTATCACGATATTGGTAAAACGATTTCACCGCATGCTTTTGTAGAAAATCAGATGAAGGGAGAAAATCTTCACGAGAATTTAAAACCTGAGGAAAGTGTTCAGATTTTATTGAGGCATGTTCAGGAAGGTATTGAACTTGCAAAACTTTATAAACTTCCGCAGGAAATAATTGATTTTATTCCAATGCATCACGGGACAACTGTTATGACTTTCTTCTACGAAAAAGCAAAAGAACTTTATGGCGAAGAAAATGTTAATGTTGAAGAATATAAATACAAAGGACCAAAACCTAATACAAAAGAAACCGCAATAGTAATGCTTGCAGATGGTTGTGAATCTGCTGTTCGTTCAATAACAGAACCTGATGAAACAAAAATTGAAAATATGGTAAATACGATTATCAACTCTCGTTTGCGTGATGGTCAGCTTGATGATTCTCCGCTTACTTTTGCAGATATCAAAAAAATAAAGGAAGCTTTTCTTAATATTCTGGTTTTACAAAATCATAAACGAATAAAATATCCGCGGCAGCAGGAAGCTGAATCAGGTGTAAACTCAACAGATGAAAACTGA
- a CDS encoding Cof-type HAD-IIB family hydrolase: MNPVKKINPEKLKQIKLVLFDVDGTLLSDEGTIGEKSFTLIKELMKSDIKISLASGRLHSALVEIANSIGTSTPLISLDGALIKNGKGDIIVHKSALRKSIVNKSIELAEKYFVNIALCHSEAIYYTENNSLIPMILDKFGALYKEVESYNNFKDNTLEIVFAGDNRRTMEYLRDRLSFPFVFGTSVSFFRSHSHDNIYYLEIKKSGSTKADGLMRLLKHLRLKPEDAMVIGDWYNDIPMFETKAFKVAMANAVPELKRMADCVLTKTNNEDGISEILEALLNAKRKK, encoded by the coding sequence ATGAATCCAGTTAAAAAAATAAATCCTGAAAAGCTAAAACAAATAAAACTTGTATTGTTTGATGTTGATGGAACACTGTTAAGTGATGAAGGCACAATCGGAGAAAAATCTTTTACTCTCATTAAAGAATTAATGAAATCAGACATCAAAATTTCTCTGGCATCGGGAAGATTACATTCAGCGCTGGTTGAAATTGCTAACTCAATAGGAACATCAACACCTTTGATTTCACTTGATGGAGCTTTGATAAAAAACGGCAAAGGTGATATAATTGTTCATAAATCAGCATTGAGGAAAAGCATCGTGAACAAATCTATTGAACTTGCTGAAAAATACTTTGTTAATATTGCGCTTTGTCATTCAGAAGCAATTTATTACACAGAAAATAACTCTCTTATTCCTATGATTCTCGATAAGTTCGGTGCTTTGTACAAAGAAGTCGAGTCTTATAACAACTTTAAAGACAATACACTTGAAATCGTATTTGCCGGAGATAACAGAAGGACAATGGAATATCTTCGTGACAGATTAAGCTTTCCTTTTGTATTCGGAACTTCAGTTTCATTTTTTCGTTCTCATTCTCACGATAATATTTATTATCTTGAAATCAAAAAATCCGGTTCTACAAAAGCAGATGGTTTGATGAGATTGTTAAAGCATCTCAGATTAAAACCTGAAGATGCGATGGTTATCGGAGATTGGTATAATGATATTCCGATGTTCGAGACAAAAGCATTCAAAGTAGCAATGGCAAATGCTGTTCCTGAGTTAAAAAGAATGGCAGATTGTGTTTTAACCAAAACAAATAACGAAGATGGAATATCAGAAATTCTTGAAGCATTATTAAACGCAAAAAGAAAAAAGTAA
- a CDS encoding T9SS type A sorting domain-containing protein produces MQKILLIFVLLTLQSGLLLAQQTREEKLAQLRQRKDIKVTEVEKNILKIEYSNGKTILKNIGNYEPRTTYKINYSPTFDSTIIDLTTIDTTLYYQKYSFWQEVNIGSPYTAPPLVSDINNNSMPEIYGMKKDYNTEGSDVIIMEMNSYSRFDSVFNYDSTNNPRAIYDIDKNGRQELPFRRYPSDTLYPGHSWLFFTQLTDTSLAIDLSFIFYPFPFSEGTQLDNNRFGDWDGDEFTDHIFNRNCCPNSIYIFEYNPLINNFDSVYYYDPSQYDIFWSGFAVGDINQNGMTEFFAGSVNGKVIAIENCGNNCYDLVRQSFVETNNAYLYAVTNDLDGNGKPEVWIGGDAFYNGVGITRITIFEANGSNSYQIVGRIDLLGVFSFYASNMHVLDVDKDGKEEVMVCIDQHVIILKFNGSQNHHTYEVFYIKRNDLAFSGRNSVFYGATMYDIDGDDKEDIVIHLDDVITNEGMRLFTFIYKADFSLDVNELDPLPEKFHLYPNYPNPFNPSTNIRFEIPEYAFVSIKVYNILGKEITTLLEKELSPGDYKIYWEAKDSNNNLLPSGVYFIRFSAGKYTHSVKAVLLK; encoded by the coding sequence ATGCAAAAGATATTATTAATATTTGTGCTGTTAACATTGCAAAGTGGTTTACTTTTAGCACAGCAGACAAGAGAAGAAAAACTTGCACAGTTAAGACAAAGAAAAGATATAAAAGTAACCGAAGTAGAAAAAAACATATTAAAAATTGAATATTCAAACGGCAAAACAATATTAAAGAACATAGGTAACTACGAACCAAGAACCACGTACAAAATAAACTACTCCCCAACCTTTGACAGCACAATAATAGACCTGACAACAATAGACACAACTCTTTATTACCAGAAATACAGCTTTTGGCAGGAAGTGAATATTGGTAGTCCCTATACAGCACCTCCATTAGTCAGCGATATTAATAATAACAGTATGCCAGAAATTTATGGGATGAAGAAAGATTATAATACAGAGGGCAGTGATGTAATAATAATGGAGATGAACAGCTATAGCAGATTTGATTCAGTATTCAATTATGATAGCACAAATAATCCAAGAGCGATTTATGATATTGACAAAAATGGAAGACAAGAATTGCCTTTTAGAAGATATCCTTCTGATACATTATATCCCGGACATAGCTGGTTATTTTTTACCCAACTTACAGATACATCACTAGCTATAGATTTATCGTTTATCTTCTATCCGTTCCCATTTTCAGAGGGAACACAACTTGATAATAATCGATTTGGTGATTGGGATGGAGATGAATTTACTGATCATATATTTAACAGAAATTGCTGTCCAAACAGTATATACATATTTGAGTATAATCCTTTAATAAACAATTTTGATTCGGTTTATTATTACGATCCTTCACAATATGATATTTTCTGGTCTGGTTTTGCCGTCGGGGATATTAACCAGAATGGAATGACAGAATTTTTTGCCGGAAGTGTAAACGGTAAGGTTATCGCAATTGAAAACTGCGGGAATAATTGTTATGACTTGGTCAGGCAAAGTTTTGTTGAAACGAATAACGCATATCTATATGCTGTAACAAACGACCTTGATGGCAATGGAAAACCCGAGGTTTGGATTGGCGGTGATGCTTTTTATAATGGAGTTGGTATTACGCGGATAACAATATTTGAAGCAAATGGGAGTAATAGTTACCAGATTGTAGGTCGAATAGACCTTTTAGGAGTATTTTCATTCTATGCTTCAAATATGCACGTGCTAGATGTTGATAAGGACGGTAAGGAAGAAGTAATGGTGTGTATAGACCAGCATGTAATAATACTTAAATTCAATGGCAGCCAGAATCATCATACTTATGAAGTGTTTTATATAAAGCGGAATGATCTTGCTTTCAGTGGAAGAAACTCAGTTTTTTACGGCGCAACTATGTACGATATTGACGGTGACGACAAGGAAGATATAGTGATACATCTTGATGATGTTATTACAAATGAAGGGATGAGATTATTTACTTTTATATATAAAGCCGATTTTTCATTAGATGTAAATGAGTTGGATCCTTTACCGGAAAAATTTCATCTATATCCAAATTACCCAAATCCTTTTAATCCTTCAACAAACATCAGGTTTGAGATTCCGGAATATGCTTTTGTTTCAATAAAAGTATATAACATTTTAGGCAAAGAAATAACAACACTGTTAGAAAAAGAATTATCTCCCGGCGATTATAAAATTTACTGGGAAGCAAAGGATAGTAATAATAATTTACTTCCTTCGGGGGTGTATTTTATAAGATTTTCAGCAGGTAAATACACTCATTCTGTTAAAGCAGTATTGCTTAAATAA